Within Ralstonia pickettii DTP0602, the genomic segment CAGCACATACGAGCGTGCGGCCGAGGCCGATTGCGGGTGTGTATCGGGCAGCAGGCCCTTGGCCATCGACATCGGCAGGTATGGAATGCCCGTCTTCTCGACCAGCGTGCGGATATCCGCATCGGCGCGTGCGTAAGCGGCACCCTTGCCCAGCAGGATCAGCGGGCGCTTGGCGTTCTTCAGCAGCGCGACGGCACGGTCGACCGAGTCCGGTGCAGGCAGTTGGCGCGGGGCCGGATCCACCACCTTGATCAGCGACTTGCGGCCCTTCTCGGCTTCCATCGACTGGCCCAGCAGCTTGGCCGGCAGGTCCAGATACACACCGCCCGGACGGCCCGACACGGCGGCACGAATAGCACGCGCGATCCCGACACCAATGTCTTCAGCGTGCAGCACGCGGAAGGCAGCCTTGGCGTGCGGACGGGCGATGGCCAGCTGGTCCATCTCTTCGTAGTCACCCTGCTGCAAATCGACGATCTCGCGCTCGCTCGAACCGCTGATCAGGATCATCGGGAAGCAGTTGGTGGTCGCATGCGCCAGCGCCGTCAGCCCGTTCAGGAAGCCGGGCGCAGAAACGGTCAGGCACACGCCCGGCTTTTGCGTGAGAAAGCCGGCAATCGCTGCTGCGTTGCCTGCGTTCTGCTCGTGACGGAAGCTGATGACGCGCATGCCGTTGGCCTGCGCGAGACGAGCCAGATCGGTGACCGGAATGCCGGGCAGCCCGTAGATGTTTTCGATGCCGTTCAGCTTCAGCGCGTCGATGACCAGATGAAAACCATCGGTTTGTGCCTGATGTTCTTCCGCGGCGTGACGCTGCAACTCGTTTCCGACTTCTGCCATGGTTGCTTCCTTCTAGACAAATTGACTGGGGTTGGAATTTTTCTATTCCAGGGTGTCTTCCGCGGTGGTGCTCTCGGCCAACTTCGCTACGACTTCGGACATGTCTTGGTCTCCTCGTTGAACTCTGCTTTTCGCCGGGCTCAGGTCCTGTGCCTCTCGCCGCTAGTTGCTGCCCGTTTGCCTCGCGGCGCCCGATCGTTTCAGCCGATCTTGATGACATACGGTATGTGATATATCAGAACGGCGCAAGAAGAATTTCTACTGACTCTTCAACTTTCGTCGGTGCGGCGCAGCAATCTTGCAGGCTACTGCTGCTAAATCAGGGCAATTACTTAGTGCTAGCCATTGATGCGCGAACGACACAGATTGTCGACCCGCGATCCACGACAGGAAATACGCCCGTCACGTCGCCTTAGATATATCACATACCACCATTCCAGTGACAATTTGGCTCACTGAAAAGGCTTGTCATGGCCCTGGCTCCCTTCGGAAGCCACGTCCTCCACTAATAGAAGTGGTCAGTCGTCAGCCCGAGGCCCGGTCACACCGCGCCAGGCCTCTCTACCGCTAAATCCGCATCACGCACCGTGACCGGTGCCTGGCATTGTTGCGCATGAAACCGTGGATTGATGCTACCTGAAGCTTAATTTGCCAAGTCTTAAAGTTTTTTATCGTATCTATTCACGACCGTTTATACACCGCACGATCGGCATGAAATGCCCCGGCGGTGTTCCATAGCTTCCCGTCCATGGAACACCGCCCCGTCTCAGGCAGGCGCTTCTTCGAGCTGCCGCAGCAAGGCATCGACGCTGCCCTTGGCGTCGCCGAACCACATCCGCGTGTTGTCCTTGTAGAACAACGGATTGTCGACCCCGGCATAGCCCGCGGCCATGCTGCGCTTGGACACCACCACGGTCCTGGCCTTCCACACCTCCAGCACCGGCATGCCGGCAATGGGGCTGGCGGGATCTTCCAGCGCGCCCGGGTTGACGATATCGTTGGCGCCCACCACCAGCACCACGTCGGCCTTCTCGAAGTCGTCGTTGATCTCCTCCATCTCGAGCACGATGTCGTATGGCACCCGAGCCTCGGCCAGCAGCACGTTCATATGCCCGGGCAAACGGCCCGCCACCGGGTGGATGCCGAAGCGGACGTTGACCCCCTGCGCGCGCAGCCGCCGCGCGATCTCGCTGATGGTGCCCTGCGCCTGCGCCACCGCCATGCCGTAGCCCGGCACGATGATGACGTCGCTGGCATCCTTGAGCAGGTTGCCGACTTCCTCGCTCGACACTGGCAGCACCTCGCCCTGCTCTGTCGCCGCCCCCTGCGCCTGCACCGCGCCGAAGCCCCCCAGGATCACCGACAGGAACTTGCGGTTCATCGCCTTGCACATGATGTAGCTGAGGATGGCGCCGCTCGATCCGACCAGCGCGCCGGTGATGATCAGCAGGTCGTTGCCCAGCATGAAACCGGTGGCCGCCGCGGCCCAGCCGGAATAGCTGTTCAGCATCGACACCACCACCGGCATGTCGGCGCCGCCGATGGCCAGCACCAGGTGCGCGCCGACCAGCAGCGCGATCCCGGTCATGACCGCCAGCGGCACCAGCCCCTGCTGCGGATCGGCAGCGCTGAGGAAGCTATACCCCAGCCACACGCACACCAGCAGCGCGCCGGCGTTGAGCATGTGGCGGCCCGGCAGCAGCATCGGCTTGCCGCCCATGGTGCCCTGCAGCTTCAGGAAGGCGATGATCGAGCCGGTGAAGGTGACCGCGCCGATCAGGATGCCGAGGTAGGTCTCGACCTCGTGGATCACCTTCTCCGCGCCGGCGAGCTTGGTCGGCTCCAGGTAGCTGGCATAGCCCACCAGCACCGCGGCCAGGCCGACGAAGCTGTGCAGCACCGCCACCAGCTGCGGCATCTGCGTCATCTCCACGCGCTTGGCCAGCATCGAGCCGGCGATGCCGCCCGCCAGCATCGCGCCGATGATGATGGCGATGCCGTCGGGGCTGCCGGCCAGCACGGTGGTCGCGATCGCGATCACCATGCCGGCGATGCCCAGCATGTTGCCGCGCCGCGCGGTGTCGGGATGGCTCAGGCCGCTCAGGCTGAGGATGAACAGCGCACTGGCGCTCAGGTAAGCGATATTGCTGATTCCGGAAGGCATGGCTGTCTCCTTGGCCTTAATCTCGCTGGAACATCTTCAGCATGCGTTGCGTGACCAGGAAGCCGCCGGCGATATTGATGGTGGCGACAAACACCGCGCAGCCCGCAATAACCGCCGTCACCAACGACGGCTTGCCCAGCTGCACCAGCGCCCCCACCACGATGATCCCGCTGATGGCATTGGTCACGCTCATCAACGGCGTATGCAGCGCGGCGGTGACGTTCCACACGACCTGGTAGCCGACGAAGATCGCCAGCACGAACACCGTGAAATGCGCCATGAATGTCGGCGGCGCGACCGCGCCCAGGCCGAGCAGCGCAGCCGCCGCCAGCGCCAGCGCGACTAGCGTCACGCCGGTACGGCTTGGCGGCTCGGGGGCTTCCGCTTGCACCGGTGGCGTCGCGGCCGGCGCCTGCTGTTGCGGGATGGCCACCGTCAGCGGCGGCGGTGGCCACGTCACCGCGCCCTGGTGCAGCACCGTGGCGCCGCGGATCATCTCGTCATCCATATCGACCACGAGCTGCCCGTCCTTGCCCGGCGTCAGCTCGGTCAGCAGGTGGCGGATATTGGTGGCGTAGAGCTGGCTGGCCTGCGCCGCCATGCGGCTGGGCAGGTCGGTATAGCCGATGATCGTCACGCCGTTGCGGCGCACCGATTCCCCAGGCTCGGTCAGCACGCAGTTGCCGCCCTGCTCCGCGGCCAGGTCCACCACCACGCTGCCCGCGCGCATCAGGCCAACGGTGCCGGCCTCGAGCAGCTTCGGGGCGGGCTTGCCCGGGATCAGCGCGGTCGTGATGATGATGTCGACCTCGCGTGCCTGCTCGGCAAAGAGGCGCATCTCCGCCTCGATAAACGCGGGACTCATCTCCTTGGCATAGCCGCCGCTGCCACTGCCGTCTTCCTCGATCTCAACCGTGAGGAACTCGGCGCCAAGGCTTTCGATCTGCTGGCGCACCACCGGCCGCGTATCGAAGGCGCGCACCACCGCGCCCAGGCTGCGCGCCGCGCCGATCGCCGCCAGCCCCGCCACGCCCGCGCCGATCACCAGCACGCGCGCCGGCGGGATCTTTCCCGCCGCCGTGATCTGCCCGGCGAAGGGACGGCCGAAGGCATGGGCGGCCTCGATCACCGCGCGGTAGCCCGCCATATTGGCCATCGAGCTGAGGGCATCGAGCTTTTGCGCGCGCGAGATGCGCGGCACGCAATCCATCGCCAGCACCGTCGCGCCGCGCTGCGTCAGCCGCTCCAGCATCGCCATCTGCTGCGCCGGCCAGACAAAGCCGATCAGCGTGGCGTGCTTCTTCAGCAGCGCCGCCTCTTCCACGCCCAGGCTGGGATGGACCTGCGGCGGGCGCACCTTGATCACCACGTCGACCGACGCCCACAGGCTGGCCGCATCGACAATGGCCGCGCCGGCGGCGCGATAGTCATCGTCGGAGAACGAGGCCTCCTGGCCCGCGCCGGTTTCTACCGCCACCTGGTAGCCGAGCTTGAGCAGTTCCCTGACCGAGTCCGGGGTGGCGGCGACGCGCCGCTCTCCCGGATGGACCTCGCGTGGCACACCGATCGTCATTGGCATGGCATTCACCGTCCTGTATGTGAGTGCGGACGGCGTTCAGCCGTGCACGTGGTTGACCAGCGAGCCGATGCCCGCGATCGCCACCTCCACCACCGCGCCGTCCTTCATCGAGCCCACGCCGAGCGAAGTGCCGACCGCGATCACATCGCCCGGCATCAGCGTCAGGTCCTGCGAGATGCGGCTGACCTGCTCCTCGGGCGAAAAGATCATGTCCGACAGCGGGTAGTTCTGCCGCTCCACGCCGTCCAGGCGCGTCACCACGCTGGCCGCCTTCCAGTTGAAGCCGGTGACGATGGCCGGGCCGACGCAGCCGAAGGTGTCGAAGCCCTTGGCGCGCGTCCACTGCGGGAAGTTGGGGTCGGCGGTGATCAGCTCGGCCGCGGTGACGTCGTTGACGATGGTGTAGCCGAAGATATGCGCGCCCGCTTCCGCCACCGACACGTTACGCGCCATCTTGCCGATGACGATGCCGAGCTCGCCCTCATAGACGATCTTGCCGTCATAGCTCTTGGGGCGCTGCACCGCGTCGCCGGGTCCGGCCAGCGACGATGCCGGCTTGATCAGGAACAGCGGGTGCGTGGGCACGGGCTTTTCCAGCTTGCGGGCGAGCGCGTGGAAGTTGTTCCACAGCGCCACCACCTTGCCGGGCTCGCAGGGTGCCAGCAGTGTCAGCGCCGCGCGCTCGTGCACGGCACCCGTCGGGGCGGGGTCGTTGAAACCATCACCGTCGTATTCGACGACGCGGCTGCCATCGGGTCCATCCAGACGGCCATGGGCGATGCGGCCGTCAGCGCGGCGAAAGCGTATCCAGGTTTGCACAACGTGCTCCTTGCGCAGGCAAAAGGGGGGCTTGCCTGCTCCGTGATGGGTTGCAGGATATTGGAAGAGAAAAAGGAATTCGGGGCGGCGCGCGCGCCTTGCCTGTCATTCCCGCGCAGGCGGGAACGACATGGTGGCAAGGCGTCGCGTCGGTCGCTACCTCATACCGCCCCGGCCAGCTTCATCGCCGCGATCTGCGCGGGCGTGCGTCCCAGCCACTCAAGGATCTCGTCGGTATGCTCGCCCAGCAGCGGCGAACGCTCGACTTCCACCGGCGAGGCCGACAGCGTGATCGGGCAACCCAGCTGCACGTAGTTGCCGCGCTGCGGATGCTCGAGCTCCACCAGGTAGCCACGCTGGTACAGCGACTGGTCCTCGATCAGGTCCTTCATCGACAGGATCGGGCCGCACGGCACATCGACTTCATTGAGCGCCGCCATCACGTCGAATTTGCTCAGGCCGCCGGTCCATTTCTCGATCACGGCGAAACAGTCGGCCAGGTGCTTGAGCCGCGCTTCTGGCGTGGCGTAGTCGGGATTGTTGATCAGGTCCTCACGGCCGCACAGGCGCATCAGCGGCTCCCAGCCCTGCGGCTGGATGATGACGTAGACATAGTCATTGGGGCCGCCCGGCGCACAGCGCAACGCCGCGCCCGGCTGGCCGCCGCCCGAGGCATTGCCGGCGCGCGGCACGTGGTCGCCGAACTCTTCATTCGGGTACTCGCGCAGCGGTCCGTTGTCCAGGCGCTGCTGGTCGCGCAGCTTGACGCGGCACAGGTTCAGCACCGCATCCTGCATCGCCACCTCCACGCGCTGGCCGCGGCCGGTGTGCTCGCGCTGCAG encodes:
- a CDS encoding CoA transferase (K07749: frc; formyl-CoA transferase [EC:2.8.3.16]) yields the protein METKALQGVRILDMTHVQAGPSATQLMAWLGADVIKVEMPGRGDITRSQLRDVPNADSLYFTMLNSNKRSLTLNMKTPEGKALLEDLVQRSDVLIENFGPGVLARAGFDWEHLQDLNPRLVYASIKGFGPGPYADCKAYENVAQCMGGSASTTGDAEGVPTVTGAQIGDSGTGVHCVVGILAALLQREHTGRGQRVEVAMQDAVLNLCRVKLRDQQRLDNGPLREYPNEEFGDHVPRAGNASGGGQPGAALRCAPGGPNDYVYVIIQPQGWEPLMRLCGREDLINNPDYATPEARLKHLADCFAVIEKWTGGLSKFDVMAALNEVDVPCGPILSMKDLIEDQSLYQRGYLVELEHPQRGNYVQLGCPITLSASPVEVERSPLLGEHTDEILEWLGRTPAQIAAMKLAGAV
- a CDS encoding 2-hydroxyhepta-2,4-diene-1,7-dioate isomerase, whose amino-acid sequence is MQTWIRFRRADGRIAHGRLDGPDGSRVVEYDGDGFNDPAPTGAVHERAALTLLAPCEPGKVVALWNNFHALARKLEKPVPTHPLFLIKPASSLAGPGDAVQRPKSYDGKIVYEGELGIVIGKMARNVSVAEAGAHIFGYTIVNDVTAAELITADPNFPQWTRAKGFDTFGCVGPAIVTGFNWKAASVVTRLDGVERQNYPLSDMIFSPEEQVSRISQDLTLMPGDVIAVGTSLGVGSMKDGAVVEVAIAGIGSLVNHVHG
- a CDS encoding NAD(P) transhydrogenase subunit beta (K00325: pntB; NAD(P) transhydrogenase subunit beta [EC:1.6.1.2]) produces the protein MPSGISNIAYLSASALFILSLSGLSHPDTARRGNMLGIAGMVIAIATTVLAGSPDGIAIIIGAMLAGGIAGSMLAKRVEMTQMPQLVAVLHSFVGLAAVLVGYASYLEPTKLAGAEKVIHEVETYLGILIGAVTFTGSIIAFLKLQGTMGGKPMLLPGRHMLNAGALLVCVWLGYSFLSAADPQQGLVPLAVMTGIALLVGAHLVLAIGGADMPVVVSMLNSYSGWAAAATGFMLGNDLLIITGALVGSSGAILSYIMCKAMNRKFLSVILGGFGAVQAQGAATEQGEVLPVSSEEVGNLLKDASDVIIVPGYGMAVAQAQGTISEIARRLRAQGVNVRFGIHPVAGRLPGHMNVLLAEARVPYDIVLEMEEINDDFEKADVVLVVGANDIVNPGALEDPASPIAGMPVLEVWKARTVVVSKRSMAAGYAGVDNPLFYKDNTRMWFGDAKGSVDALLRQLEEAPA
- a CDS encoding NAD(P) transhydrogenase subunit alpha (K00324: pntA; NAD(P) transhydrogenase subunit alpha [EC:1.6.1.2]); translation: MPMTIGVPREVHPGERRVAATPDSVRELLKLGYQVAVETGAGQEASFSDDDYRAAGAAIVDAASLWASVDVVIKVRPPQVHPSLGVEEAALLKKHATLIGFVWPAQQMAMLERLTQRGATVLAMDCVPRISRAQKLDALSSMANMAGYRAVIEAAHAFGRPFAGQITAAGKIPPARVLVIGAGVAGLAAIGAARSLGAVVRAFDTRPVVRQQIESLGAEFLTVEIEEDGSGSGGYAKEMSPAFIEAEMRLFAEQAREVDIIITTALIPGKPAPKLLEAGTVGLMRAGSVVVDLAAEQGGNCVLTEPGESVRRNGVTIIGYTDLPSRMAAQASQLYATNIRHLLTELTPGKDGQLVVDMDDEMIRGATVLHQGAVTWPPPPLTVAIPQQQAPAATPPVQAEAPEPPSRTGVTLVALALAAAALLGLGAVAPPTFMAHFTVFVLAIFVGYQVVWNVTAALHTPLMSVTNAISGIIVVGALVQLGKPSLVTAVIAGCAVFVATINIAGGFLVTQRMLKMFQRD